From Rhinopithecus roxellana isolate Shanxi Qingling chromosome 17, ASM756505v1, whole genome shotgun sequence, one genomic window encodes:
- the LOC104679773 gene encoding cytochrome P450 11B1, mitochondrial, which translates to MALRAKTEVCMAAPWLSLQRARTLGTRATRVPRTVLPFEAMPQRPGNRWLRLLQIWREQGYEHLHLEVHETFQELGPIFRYDLGGAGMVCVMLPEDVEKLQQVDSLNPHRMSLEPWVAYRQHRGHKCGVFLLNGPEWRFNRLRLNPDVLSPKAVQRFLPMVDTVARDFSQALRKKVLQNARGSLTLDVQPSIFHYTIEASNLALFGERLGLVGHSPSSASLNFLHALEVMFKSTVQLMFMPRSLSRWTSPKVWKEHFEAWDCIFQYGDNCIQKIYQELAFSRPQQYTSIVAELLLNAELSPDAIKANSMELTAGSVDTTVFPLLMTLFELARNPDVQQALRQESLAAAASISEHPQKATTELPLLRAALKETLRLYPVGLFLERVVSSDLVLQNYHIPAGTLVRVFLYSLGRNPALFPRPERYIPQRWLDIRGSGRNFYHVPFGFGMRQCLGRRLAEAEMLLLLHHVLKHLQVETLTQEDIKMVYSFILRPSTFPLLTFRAIN; encoded by the exons ATGGCACTCAGGGCAAAGACAGAGGTGTGCATGGCAGCACCCTGgctgtccctacaaagggcacgGACACTGGGCACCAGAGCCACCCGGGTCCCCAGGACAGTGCTGCCCTTTGAAGCCATGCCCCAGCGTCCAGGCAACAGGTGGCTGAGGCTGCTGCAGATCTGGAGGGAGCAGGGTTATGAGCACCTGCACTTGGAGGTGCATGAGACCTTCCAGGAACTGGGGCCCATTTTCAG GTATGACTTGGGAGGAGCAGGCATGGTGTGTGTGATGCTgccagaggatgtggagaagctgcagcaggtGGACAGCCTGAACCCACATCGGATGAGCTTGGAACCCTGGGTGGCCTACAGACAACATCGTGGGCACAAATGTGGCGTGTTCTTGCT GAATGGGCCTGAATGGCGCTTCAATCGATTGCGGCTGAACCCAGATGTGCTGTCGCCCAAGGCCGTGCAGAGGTTCCTCCCGATGGTGGACACAGTGGCCAGGGACTTCTCCCAGGCCCTGAGGAAGAAGGTGCTGCAGAACGCCCGGGGGAGCCTGACCCTGGACGTCCAGCCCAGCATCTTCCACTACACCATAGAAG CCAGCAACTTAGCTCTTTTTGGAGAGCGGCTGGGCCTGGTTGGTCAcagccccagctctgccagcCTGAACTTCCTCCATGCCCTGGAGGTCATGTTCAAATCCACCGTCCAGCTCATGTTCatgcccaggagcctgtctcGCTGGACCAGCCCCAAGGTGTGgaaggagcactttgaggcctggGACTGCATCTTCCAGTACG GCGACAACTGTATCCAGAAAATCTATCAGGAACTGGCTTTCAGCCGCCCTCAGCAGTACACCAGCATCGTGGCAGAACTCCTGTTGAATGCGGAACTGTCGCCAGATGCCATCAAGGCCAACTCTATGGAACTCACTGCAGGGAGCGTGGACACG ACTGTGTTTCCTTTGCTGATGACACTCTTTGAGCTGGCTCGGAACCCCGACGTGCAGCAGGCCCTGCGCCAGGAGAGCCTGGCCGCCGCCGCCAGCATCAGTGAACATCCCCAGAAGGCAACCACCGAGCTGCCCTTGCTGCGGGCGGCCCTCAAGGAGACCTTGAG GCTCTACCCTGTGGGTCTGTTTTTGGAGCGAGTGGTGAGCTCAGACTTGGTGCTTCAGAACTACCACATCCCAGCTGGG ACATTGGTGCGCGTGTTCCTCTACTCTCTGGGTCGCAACCCCGCCTTATTCCCGAGGCCTGAGCGCTATATCCCCCAGCGCTGGCTAGACATCAGGGGCTCCGGCAGGAACTTCTACCATGTTCCCTTTGGCTTTGGCATGCGCCAGTGCCTCGGGCGGCGCCTGGCAGAAGCggagatgctgctgctgctgcaccaT GTGCTGAAACACCTCCAGGTGGAGACACTAACCCAAGAGGATATAAAGATGGTCTACAGCTTCATATTGCGGCCCAGCACGTTCCCCCTCCTCACCTTCAGGGCCATCAACTAA